In a genomic window of Weissella tructae:
- a CDS encoding ABC transporter substrate-binding protein, producing the protein MSKIQIRLLSMCLILLLILIGGWVWLILVTNDESDRTTLNRVVTTTNAQTQVFDQLGIDQVVGVATPGAKQNVPNCYQDLPQVGNHISPNIEKIASLKPDAVYVDAALVDDYQQKLTSDHIRTEILDFKTVGDLQDSLTYLGETYGKTAEAKRLKAKLDLKDTTTQHHPKVLLLMGMPGGSFLAGTKYSYVGDLIERAGGNVITTSQAKSDYVQPNIEQIATEQPDVIITMAHAMEDSVFESFQAEFKSANWQTIKAVKEQHVYQAKEPTFSMTANMNAPKAFKQIQDWLAETQKN; encoded by the coding sequence ATGTCAAAAATACAAATACGACTATTATCTATGTGTTTGATTTTATTGTTGATTTTGATTGGTGGTTGGGTATGGTTGATCTTAGTGACTAACGATGAAAGTGACAGGACGACTCTTAATCGGGTGGTCACGACTACCAATGCGCAAACACAAGTCTTTGACCAATTAGGTATCGACCAAGTGGTTGGTGTTGCGACACCGGGGGCGAAACAAAATGTTCCGAACTGTTATCAAGATTTACCACAAGTGGGAAATCATATTTCACCAAACATTGAAAAAATTGCATCGTTAAAACCAGATGCAGTGTATGTGGATGCGGCTTTAGTCGATGATTATCAACAAAAGTTAACGAGTGATCATATTCGGACTGAAATCCTAGATTTTAAGACGGTCGGTGACTTACAAGATAGTCTGACTTACCTAGGGGAAACCTATGGTAAGACTGCTGAAGCAAAAAGATTAAAAGCTAAACTTGATTTAAAAGACACAACAACACAGCACCATCCGAAGGTGCTCTTGTTAATGGGGATGCCCGGTGGATCATTCTTAGCGGGGACCAAGTATAGTTACGTCGGTGATTTGATTGAACGAGCTGGTGGAAATGTCATCACAACTAGCCAAGCAAAGAGTGATTATGTGCAACCAAACATCGAACAAATTGCGACAGAACAACCTGATGTTATTATTACGATGGCCCATGCGATGGAGGATTCTGTCTTCGAGAGTTTCCAAGCAGAATTTAAATCAGCTAATTGGCAGACAATTAAAGCAGTCAAAGAGCAACATGTCTATCAAGCCAAAGAACCAACATTTAGTATGACGGCAAATATGAATGCGCCAAAAGCATTTAAACAAATTCAAGATTGGTTAGCAGAAACACAAAAAAATTAA
- a CDS encoding NEAT domain-containing protein, which translates to MHITKKIMMGLLVSLGMLLMMPLSMNAAEQTVPLSVLKDGTNDTSYAASYFSNSASVTSNGDGLYTVTSTVTTNKNLGNYPVQIISIDGAPANVSKTDNGDTQTITYSYQTNAVTERHAAVIKVDVDNINYHHTYNVGLQLAADSIVLDTKTVTAQAESVKQNTETTNVDSKSETEQSAVKTSERTSAESVASTEHATKEKSESKPVKKQNDNGKLVKQMVITTVGGLLGGILVAVGVIWYTSRKK; encoded by the coding sequence ATGCATATCACGAAAAAAATTATGATGGGGCTTTTGGTATCATTGGGGATGTTATTGATGATGCCGCTATCTATGAATGCTGCTGAGCAAACTGTGCCTTTGTCTGTTCTAAAAGATGGGACCAATGATACCTCTTATGCGGCATCGTATTTTTCAAACTCGGCGAGTGTTACATCAAACGGGGATGGTTTATACACTGTGACTTCAACGGTCACGACAAATAAGAATCTGGGCAATTATCCAGTTCAAATTATCAGTATTGATGGTGCGCCTGCAAATGTTTCAAAAACGGATAATGGCGATACACAGACGATTACGTATTCTTACCAGACAAATGCAGTCACTGAGCGTCATGCGGCCGTTATCAAGGTTGATGTTGATAATATCAATTATCACCACACCTACAATGTTGGCTTGCAATTAGCTGCGGACAGCATCGTGCTAGATACAAAAACAGTAACGGCACAGGCAGAATCAGTGAAGCAAAATACAGAAACAACTAACGTGGACAGTAAAAGTGAAACTGAACAATCAGCTGTGAAGACAAGTGAACGGACCAGCGCTGAGAGTGTCGCCTCAACCGAACACGCTACGAAAGAAAAATCTGAAAGTAAGCCAGTTAAAAAACAAAATGATAATGGGAAGCTTGTAAAGCAAATGGTTATCACGACTGTTGGTGGTTTATTAGGCGGGATTTTAGTGGCCGTTGGTGTTATTTGGTACACATCAAGGAAGAAGTAA
- a CDS encoding leucine-rich repeat domain-containing protein, whose product MKKQLAITIMSTMLFGVSGEMIFDATTIQGHADEINQDIAVSIPDDNLRNELQKSLGPDVPLTKNNLLKIESLNLTYSGVTDLSGLEEAKNLKWLDLTGNAISSLEPLGQVHNLSFLSLRFNKTKDIPDLAPLKTTAIKELNLVGNDYGLEPQKMAAISHLTTLETLEMQNNKLTQLPDLSQLTNLRFLGVAGNKLTDVSGVKNMVRLTGLEVNSNQITDFEPISHLTNLERLHVGNNRSSDISSLKTLTKLKKGNFSQMGLSNEQMTVFAGMKDMESLAIDFNDQISDLSSLSQLTNLTTLDFSKDGVTSLAPLAGLTNLQTLGFSNNRVSDISVLKNMPNLSSLTMLRNQIFDLSPLQNLSQLTWVNAKYQSVTLPAMAVNEQKGIDLVPIVVKSRLGNGLPVTLQSDGQLQMVDGGIKLSDINVDKDEAVYMAWAGDANDSLVRFSGTISQPIKPKEADKTPEKLPVNISVFKGDGSNLTSVASNFVQSDALIETQENGKKALLIKVVVPKSYGAESITFLKGEKVSTKLIGESYTLEYRFQVGDEELAGKPFKENMHVKINPDVMKYDHKYDVFFKINGGNTNTDDKDSGKDNGTDGNKKPDTDNKQPDGNKKPDQNKQPDGNKDKNGASKNDGSNKKPNTSVNKQEVVTYKAHYLKEGTAQKSVMAQYMTNKAEMYYQDGQQYVVISAADSKSAEMIKNLSLNGKNYFKRDGNKFYFNLGKEKLQTKASIELAGFVGVSTFIPGMGEFNENQPFTLRLDGRQVSKHVDKKQPTGKSDTKVKHVESKSKGSNAENGRIVGMKNVSRNNNSQYNYTAQFLKQGTSQSSVMADYMLNVAHVVINGDQATITIFANGANSANMITRLTLAGQATVRSGNGYTVTLPTSMLDSVITGHVDVDVPGIIKESQPFSLRLTPGFSGVASTSNHVTALGTNGTNTVGTPVPQMLQPVTRQLTDQEKTANDDNSAADKSGTDTKAKSKDNDKLDKGLNLAADNASQESQPNDAESNHMNNMVLVIGGIISVLLGFIATTLGWIIFKG is encoded by the coding sequence ATGAAAAAACAACTGGCAATAACAATCATGAGTACAATGCTCTTTGGGGTTAGTGGGGAAATGATTTTTGATGCAACGACTATACAAGGGCATGCGGACGAAATTAATCAAGACATAGCCGTATCTATTCCAGATGACAATTTACGTAATGAACTACAAAAGAGCTTAGGGCCTGATGTACCACTTACAAAAAACAATTTGTTGAAAATTGAAAGCTTGAACTTAACATATTCTGGCGTAACGGATCTAAGTGGATTAGAGGAAGCAAAAAACCTGAAGTGGCTTGATTTAACAGGAAATGCAATCAGCAGCTTGGAGCCATTAGGACAAGTACATAACTTATCATTTTTGAGTTTACGATTTAATAAAACTAAGGATATCCCTGACCTTGCGCCTTTAAAGACAACAGCAATTAAGGAATTAAATCTAGTTGGTAATGATTATGGATTAGAGCCACAAAAAATGGCCGCAATTAGTCATTTAACAACTCTAGAAACCTTAGAGATGCAAAACAACAAATTAACGCAGCTACCAGATTTGAGCCAATTGACGAATCTACGCTTCCTAGGGGTAGCTGGTAATAAATTGACGGATGTCAGTGGCGTCAAAAATATGGTTAGGTTAACTGGCTTGGAAGTGAATTCAAATCAAATCACAGATTTTGAACCGATTTCCCATCTGACTAATCTAGAACGTTTACATGTTGGAAATAACCGTAGTTCAGATATTAGTTCTTTGAAGACTCTGACGAAGTTGAAAAAAGGTAACTTCTCACAAATGGGTCTATCAAATGAGCAAATGACTGTTTTTGCGGGTATGAAAGACATGGAAAGTTTGGCGATTGACTTTAATGACCAAATTTCAGATCTAAGCAGTCTAAGTCAATTGACGAATCTGACGACCTTGGATTTCAGTAAAGATGGTGTGACGTCATTAGCGCCATTAGCTGGATTAACTAATTTACAAACGTTAGGTTTCTCAAACAACAGGGTGTCAGATATCTCAGTGTTAAAGAACATGCCTAATTTGAGTTCTTTGACAATGTTACGTAATCAAATCTTTGATTTAAGCCCATTACAAAATCTGTCACAACTAACTTGGGTGAATGCTAAGTATCAATCTGTGACCTTACCAGCCATGGCTGTGAATGAGCAAAAGGGTATCGATCTTGTCCCAATCGTTGTGAAATCACGTCTAGGGAATGGATTACCTGTAACATTACAATCTGATGGGCAATTACAAATGGTTGATGGCGGTATCAAATTAAGTGATATCAACGTTGATAAAGATGAAGCCGTCTACATGGCTTGGGCAGGTGATGCTAACGATAGTCTGGTACGTTTTTCAGGAACTATCTCACAACCAATCAAACCTAAAGAAGCAGATAAGACACCAGAAAAATTACCTGTTAATATCTCAGTATTTAAAGGTGATGGAAGCAATTTGACATCTGTTGCTAGTAACTTTGTGCAATCTGATGCATTGATTGAAACACAAGAGAATGGGAAAAAAGCATTACTGATCAAAGTCGTGGTTCCTAAGTCATATGGTGCAGAAAGTATTACCTTCTTAAAGGGTGAAAAGGTATCAACCAAACTAATTGGTGAAAGTTATACTTTGGAATACCGCTTCCAAGTAGGGGATGAAGAACTTGCTGGTAAGCCATTTAAAGAAAACATGCACGTTAAGATTAATCCTGATGTGATGAAGTATGACCATAAATATGATGTGTTCTTTAAGATCAATGGTGGGAATACAAACACCGATGATAAAGACTCTGGTAAAGATAATGGAACTGATGGTAATAAAAAGCCAGATACCGATAACAAGCAACCAGATGGAAACAAGAAGCCTGATCAAAATAAGCAACCAGATGGGAATAAGGATAAAAATGGTGCATCAAAAAATGATGGATCTAATAAAAAGCCGAATACATCTGTAAACAAGCAAGAAGTCGTTACTTATAAGGCGCATTATTTGAAAGAAGGAACGGCTCAAAAATCTGTCATGGCACAATATATGACAAATAAAGCCGAAATGTATTACCAAGATGGACAACAATATGTTGTGATTAGTGCGGCTGATAGTAAGTCAGCTGAAATGATTAAGAATCTATCACTGAATGGTAAGAACTACTTCAAACGTGATGGTAATAAATTCTATTTCAATTTAGGTAAAGAAAAATTGCAAACTAAGGCGTCAATCGAATTGGCTGGCTTTGTGGGTGTTTCAACCTTCATTCCTGGTATGGGTGAATTCAATGAAAATCAACCATTCACACTACGTTTAGATGGACGTCAAGTAAGTAAGCATGTGGATAAGAAACAACCAACTGGAAAGTCTGACACAAAAGTAAAGCATGTGGAATCAAAGTCTAAGGGATCAAATGCTGAAAATGGGCGTATTGTAGGGATGAAGAATGTTTCCCGTAACAATAACAGTCAATACAACTACACAGCACAATTCCTAAAGCAAGGGACCAGCCAAAGCTCTGTGATGGCTGATTACATGTTGAATGTGGCTCACGTTGTGATTAATGGTGATCAAGCGACGATTACGATTTTTGCGAATGGGGCTAACTCAGCAAACATGATTACGCGCCTAACACTTGCAGGACAAGCAACGGTACGTTCGGGTAATGGGTACACAGTCACATTGCCTACATCAATGTTGGATTCAGTGATTACTGGTCACGTGGACGTCGACGTACCAGGTATTATTAAGGAATCACAACCATTCTCACTACGTTTAACGCCAGGGTTTAGTGGTGTTGCAAGCACAAGTAATCATGTGACTGCCTTAGGAACAAATGGAACTAACACGGTTGGGACACCTGTGCCACAAATGTTACAACCAGTAACCCGCCAATTAACGGATCAAGAAAAGACAGCAAACGATGATAACAGTGCTGCTGACAAGTCAGGGACAGATACAAAAGCTAAGTCTAAAGACAACGATAAGTTAGATAAAGGGCTTAATTTGGCCGCTGACAACGCTAGTCAAGAATCACAACCGAATGATGCAGAATCAAACCACATGAATAATATGGTGCTTGTCATTGGCGGAATTATTTCCGTTCTGTTAGGTTTCATTGCGACAACGCTTGGTTGGATCATTTTTAAAGGGTAG
- a CDS encoding D-alanyl-D-alanine carboxypeptidase family protein encodes MKRFKKRLVSLFAFWMVLGSISVSAAVFTPDIESQAALLVDLNTGRVLADKNGEERLPIASLSKMLVAYFIEEAVSKGDLSWDQQIELNPKLLEYSQDLEVSNVPLHKDEKYTVKDIMNAMMLPSSNSATVILADLVAGDVAKYNTMANKKLASWGIKDANWSSSTGLPVGALGPFEPTGFVEDDANSLSARETAVVAGHLLHDYPEILDLTSQTSAKFPKGSEDAETLENTNKLLSDTDYTVKGLKTGSLPDSGKSLVSTTTIKGVPVLSVVLNAPVDVDEEEVFTSSKELWEQAYDSLDAKTIQKGTRLADVPDKNAETGSVSVSVGTEKAYLLGKKETEPVLKDANLTSEVPYKAGQNVGHASWNFSDNDSLLTEFDQIDLQSDEDVSKANWFVRTWRGIVH; translated from the coding sequence CAGTTTTTACACCAGACATAGAAAGCCAAGCAGCGTTGTTAGTAGATTTAAATACTGGCCGTGTGCTTGCGGATAAAAATGGTGAAGAACGTCTTCCGATTGCATCGCTATCAAAAATGTTAGTAGCGTACTTTATTGAAGAAGCTGTCTCAAAAGGTGATTTAAGTTGGGATCAACAGATTGAACTCAATCCTAAATTACTAGAATATAGTCAAGATTTAGAAGTATCTAACGTACCATTACATAAAGATGAAAAATACACGGTGAAGGACATCATGAATGCGATGATGTTACCTTCAAGTAATAGTGCGACGGTTATTCTGGCTGATTTGGTGGCGGGTGATGTTGCTAAATATAATACGATGGCGAATAAGAAATTAGCGAGTTGGGGCATCAAAGATGCAAATTGGTCGTCTTCAACTGGATTGCCAGTTGGTGCGTTAGGGCCGTTTGAACCGACGGGATTCGTGGAAGATGATGCAAATAGTTTGTCTGCACGCGAAACTGCAGTGGTTGCGGGACATCTATTACATGATTATCCAGAGATTTTAGACCTGACAAGTCAAACTTCTGCCAAATTCCCAAAGGGCAGCGAAGACGCTGAAACATTGGAGAATACGAATAAGTTATTGTCAGATACTGACTACACAGTTAAAGGACTAAAGACAGGATCATTACCTGATTCAGGTAAGAGTTTAGTTAGCACAACAACGATTAAGGGCGTTCCTGTGTTGTCTGTTGTGTTGAATGCACCTGTAGACGTGGATGAAGAGGAAGTGTTTACGAGTTCAAAGGAGCTATGGGAACAAGCCTATGATTCATTGGATGCCAAAACAATTCAAAAGGGGACGAGGTTAGCTGATGTTCCTGATAAAAATGCAGAAACAGGTAGTGTTAGTGTTTCGGTAGGAACCGAAAAAGCCTACTTGCTTGGTAAAAAAGAAACAGAGCCTGTGTTAAAGGATGCCAATTTGACGAGTGAAGTCCCATACAAGGCTGGGCAAAATGTCGGACATGCCTCATGGAATTTTTCAGATAATGATAGCTTACTGACAGAGTTTGATCAGATTGATTTACAGTCAGATGAAGATGTTAGTAAAGCTAATTGGTTTGTGCGTACTTGGCGAGGCATTGTACATTAA